One segment of Stappia sp. 28M-7 DNA contains the following:
- a CDS encoding GGDEF domain-containing protein — MSSLPDATLLMEGMRVALDNMPRATLVFDESGRVRLANRQALRQFDRLEADGVCALTDLPREEVLERVGRAFRSTTPAFIGLQAADGTNLTFSGWRLGVSGPGGEVLAMLQYDQAKSLAARFLAVSQEVADHRERLADSLQQQRQLHEEAKRLRQLSATDRMTGLLNPVEFRLQAGRMIAEIGAGISCVTFAYLDLDNFKQVNDRFGHLAGDMVIRAIAHILKRAVRSGDIIGRMGGDEFMIGFADAQAADIADRMHEISDRIRQPMHWNPPDADHSCLLTASASIGVFTVQETDMSFESVLRNAEAGMYGMKRQSRRA; from the coding sequence ATGAGTTCTTTGCCTGACGCGACCCTCTTGATGGAGGGCATGCGGGTCGCGCTGGACAACATGCCGCGCGCGACGCTGGTCTTCGACGAAAGCGGCCGTGTGCGACTGGCCAACCGGCAGGCGCTGCGGCAGTTCGACCGGCTGGAGGCGGACGGCGTCTGCGCCCTGACCGACCTGCCGCGAGAAGAGGTGCTGGAGCGCGTCGGCCGGGCCTTCCGCTCGACGACGCCCGCCTTTATCGGCCTGCAGGCAGCAGACGGGACCAATCTGACGTTTTCCGGCTGGCGGCTCGGGGTGAGCGGCCCCGGCGGGGAAGTGCTGGCCATGCTGCAATACGACCAGGCAAAGTCGCTGGCGGCGCGGTTCCTGGCCGTTTCCCAGGAAGTGGCGGACCACCGCGAGCGTCTGGCCGACAGCCTGCAGCAGCAGCGCCAGCTGCACGAGGAAGCCAAGAGACTGCGCCAGCTCTCCGCCACCGACCGCATGACCGGCCTGCTCAACCCGGTGGAATTCCGCCTGCAGGCAGGGCGGATGATCGCGGAGATCGGCGCCGGCATCTCCTGCGTCACCTTCGCCTATCTCGATCTCGACAATTTCAAGCAGGTCAACGACCGCTTCGGCCATCTGGCCGGCGACATGGTGATCCGCGCTATCGCCCATATCCTGAAGCGGGCCGTGCGGAGCGGCGACATCATCGGGCGGATGGGCGGCGACGAGTTCATGATCGGTTTTGCCGATGCGCAGGCCGCCGACATCGCCGACAGGATGCACGAGATCTCCGACCGCATCCGCCAGCCGATGCACTGGAACCCGCCGGACGCGGACCACAGCTGCCTGCTGACGGCTTCCGCCTCCATCGGCGTGTTCACCGTGCAGGAGACGGACATGTCGTTCGAGAGCGTGCTGCGCAATGCCGAGGCCGGCATGTATGGCATGAAGCGGCAAAGCCGCCGCGCCTGA
- a CDS encoding methanogen output domain 1-containing protein, whose product MAGSGVSATVGNCKVDLDQAGFFRNVIGALAGTMEEVIGREDASAFVSVVGTRIGDDLSQQYRTALGGEVADLEAVAAILVDLKARIGASFEIASLSEDEIVLVNGDCPFAEKVVGRPSLCMMTATVFGRIVSQARGYARVRVEEAIATGHGCCRVRVALKRGEGGDDGHEFFA is encoded by the coding sequence ATGGCTGGGAGCGGTGTGTCGGCCACTGTCGGGAATTGCAAGGTCGACCTGGATCAGGCCGGCTTCTTCCGCAATGTGATCGGAGCCCTGGCCGGCACCATGGAGGAGGTGATCGGCCGGGAGGACGCATCCGCCTTCGTCAGCGTGGTGGGCACGCGGATCGGCGACGACCTGTCCCAGCAGTACCGCACGGCACTGGGCGGCGAGGTGGCGGATCTGGAAGCGGTTGCGGCGATTCTCGTCGACCTGAAGGCCCGGATCGGCGCCAGCTTCGAGATCGCCAGCCTGAGCGAGGACGAGATCGTCCTGGTGAACGGCGACTGCCCCTTCGCGGAGAAGGTGGTCGGCCGGCCCTCGCTCTGCATGATGACCGCGACCGTGTTCGGGCGGATCGTGTCGCAGGCCAGGGGCTATGCGCGGGTCCGCGTCGAGGAGGCGATCGCCACCGGCCACGGCTGCTGCCGGGTCCGCGTGGCCTTGAAACGAGGGGAGGGCGGCGATGACGGTCATGAGTTCTTTGCCTGA
- a CDS encoding DUF192 domain-containing protein has protein sequence MPTMMITAGPPARRSSSLYALAVFAVLCLSLAAALLLAFPAAAQERGAPQTGLKREALSITTAGGKVHDFSVEIADTAESRARGLMFYENLAADAGMLFDYHADREVVFWMKNTLIPLDMIFIRKDGHIASIAENTVPLSEALVPSNAVVRFVLEVPAGTSAALGIAPGDRVDSPTIRAAAP, from the coding sequence ATGCCCACCATGATGATCACCGCCGGTCCTCCTGCCCGCCGCTCCAGCTCTCTCTACGCGCTGGCCGTCTTCGCCGTGCTGTGCCTGTCGCTCGCGGCAGCCCTGCTGCTCGCCTTTCCGGCGGCGGCGCAGGAGCGCGGCGCGCCGCAGACCGGCCTCAAGCGCGAGGCGCTGAGCATCACCACCGCCGGCGGCAAGGTGCACGACTTCTCGGTGGAGATCGCCGATACGGCGGAATCGCGGGCTCGCGGGCTGATGTTCTACGAGAACCTCGCCGCCGATGCGGGCATGCTGTTCGACTATCACGCCGATCGGGAGGTGGTGTTCTGGATGAAGAACACGCTGATTCCGCTCGACATGATCTTCATCAGGAAAGACGGGCACATCGCCAGCATCGCCGAAAACACGGTGCCCCTGTCGGAGGCGCTGGTGCCCTCCAACGCGGTGGTGCGCTTCGTGCTGGAAGTGCCGGCCGGAACCAGCGCCGCGCTCGGCATTGCGCCGGGCGACCGGGTCGACAGCCCGACAATCCGCGCCGCCGCGCCCTGA
- a CDS encoding cold-shock protein translates to MKDLGAKPVVASRDTGSEDPGIDLTVVAGSIKWFDVAKGYGFIVPDDGQPDILLHVTCLRRDGFRTAYEGARIVCEVTPGSRGLQAFRVLSMDESTAVHPSQLPPSRTHVQVTPEGGYEPAVVKWFNRVKGFGFLTQGEGTEDIFVHMETLRRFGITELRPGQTVMVRFGQGPKGRMAAEIRPDGEGVHIPSSH, encoded by the coding sequence ATGAAGGACTTGGGGGCAAAGCCGGTTGTGGCCTCGCGTGATACGGGATCGGAAGATCCCGGGATCGATCTGACGGTCGTCGCGGGCTCGATCAAATGGTTCGACGTGGCCAAGGGCTACGGTTTCATCGTGCCCGATGACGGGCAGCCCGACATTCTCCTGCATGTGACCTGCCTGCGGCGCGACGGGTTTCGCACCGCCTACGAGGGCGCGCGCATCGTCTGCGAGGTGACGCCGGGCTCTCGGGGGCTGCAGGCCTTCCGCGTGCTGTCGATGGACGAATCCACCGCCGTGCACCCCTCGCAGCTGCCGCCGTCGCGCACTCATGTGCAGGTGACGCCGGAAGGCGGATACGAGCCGGCGGTCGTCAAGTGGTTCAACCGGGTGAAGGGCTTCGGCTTCCTGACCCAGGGCGAAGGCACGGAAGACATCTTCGTGCACATGGAGACGCTGCGGCGCTTCGGCATCACCGAGCTGCGCCCCGGCCAGACCGTGATGGTGCGCTTCGGCCAGGGCCCGAAGGGACGCATGGCGGCCGAGATCCGGCCCGACGGCGAAGGCGTTCACATCCCGTCCTCCCACTAA
- the gloA gene encoding lactoylglutathione lyase produces MRYLHTMVRVRDIDESLDFYCNKMGMQEVRRLESEAGRFTLIFLAASEDVEAVKNGQAPALELTYNWDPEDYQGGRNFGHLAYEVDDIYETCAKLQAAGVTINRPPRDGRMAFVRSPDNISIELLQKGGAQEPQEPWASMGNTGSW; encoded by the coding sequence ATGCGCTACCTGCACACCATGGTCCGTGTCCGCGACATCGACGAGTCGCTCGACTTCTACTGCAACAAGATGGGCATGCAGGAAGTGCGCCGGCTCGAAAGCGAGGCCGGCCGCTTCACGCTGATCTTCCTCGCCGCCTCCGAGGACGTTGAGGCCGTGAAGAACGGCCAGGCGCCGGCGCTGGAACTCACCTACAACTGGGATCCGGAAGACTATCAGGGCGGGCGCAATTTCGGCCATCTCGCCTATGAGGTCGACGACATCTACGAGACCTGCGCCAAGCTGCAGGCCGCCGGCGTCACCATCAACCGCCCGCCGCGCGACGGCCGCATGGCCTTCGTCCGCTCGCCCGACAACATCTCCATCGAGCTGTTGCAGAAGGGCGGCGCGCAGGAGCCGCAGGAGCCCTGGGCCTCCATGGGCAACACCGGCAGCTGGTAA
- a CDS encoding type II toxin-antitoxin system HipA family toxin, whose protein sequence is MTSRSGQDAHPNAAHDEAYVWIWLPQATMPVVAGRIWRDGERLIFNYGQSYLDREEAISIFEPDLPLTRGAIAPAAGLTIAGCLRDGAPDAWGRRVILNRMMGLRGRDADIGALDELTYMLESGSDRIGALDFQRSPTQYQARAAKAASLEELLGAAERVERGIRLTPELDQALFHGSSLGGARPKAMIEDGDRKLIAKFSSSTDTYNVVKAEYVAMRLAGEVGLDVAPVRLARVAGKDVLLVERFDRLLSADGWQRRAMVSALTLFGLDEMMARYASYADLGEIIRHRFVRPKETLRELFGRLVFNVLCGNTDDHARNHAAFWDGRHLALTPAYDICPQNRAGNEATQAMLITGEDRMSRITTCLAAAPNFLLDAQTAEDLIADQIERMRAAWPEVAKEADLSEADRDLLAGRIFLNPFIFEGGAERLSGALDM, encoded by the coding sequence ATGACTTCTAGGTCGGGCCAGGACGCACACCCGAACGCGGCCCACGATGAAGCCTACGTGTGGATCTGGTTGCCGCAAGCGACGATGCCCGTAGTGGCAGGGCGGATCTGGCGCGACGGCGAGCGCCTTATCTTCAATTACGGTCAGAGCTATCTCGACCGCGAGGAGGCCATTTCCATCTTCGAGCCGGATCTTCCGCTCACGCGTGGTGCGATTGCCCCGGCGGCGGGGTTGACGATTGCCGGATGTCTTCGGGATGGTGCTCCGGACGCCTGGGGGCGCCGAGTGATCCTCAACCGAATGATGGGCTTGCGCGGTCGGGACGCAGACATCGGCGCTCTCGACGAGCTGACCTACATGCTGGAATCCGGGTCCGACCGGATCGGCGCGCTGGATTTTCAGCGATCACCCACGCAGTACCAGGCGCGCGCAGCGAAAGCCGCGAGCCTCGAGGAGCTGCTCGGCGCGGCGGAAAGGGTGGAGCGGGGAATTCGCCTGACCCCCGAACTCGATCAGGCCCTCTTCCATGGCAGTTCGCTGGGTGGGGCGCGGCCCAAAGCCATGATCGAGGACGGCGACCGCAAGCTGATCGCCAAATTCTCTTCGTCGACCGACACGTATAACGTGGTGAAAGCCGAGTATGTCGCCATGCGTCTTGCGGGCGAGGTCGGTCTCGATGTTGCGCCGGTGCGGCTCGCACGAGTCGCGGGCAAGGACGTGCTGCTGGTCGAGCGCTTCGACCGCCTGCTCAGCGCCGACGGCTGGCAGCGCCGCGCCATGGTCTCTGCGCTCACTCTGTTCGGGCTGGACGAGATGATGGCGCGCTACGCGAGCTATGCGGACCTGGGGGAAATCATCCGACACCGCTTCGTGCGGCCGAAGGAAACGCTGCGCGAGTTGTTCGGCCGGCTGGTGTTCAACGTTCTGTGCGGCAACACGGACGACCATGCCCGCAACCATGCGGCATTCTGGGACGGCAGGCATTTGGCGCTGACGCCGGCCTACGACATCTGTCCGCAGAACCGAGCAGGAAACGAGGCGACGCAGGCCATGTTGATTACCGGAGAGGACCGGATGAGCCGAATTACCACCTGCCTCGCCGCCGCGCCAAACTTTCTGCTCGACGCGCAGACGGCGGAAGATCTGATCGCCGATCAGATCGAGCGGATGCGAGCCGCGTGGCCGGAGGTTGCGAAAGAGGCGGACCTGAGCGAGGCGGACCGGGACCTGCTGGCCGGCCGCATTTTCCTTAACCCCTTCATCTTCGAAGGGGGGGCGGAGCGCCTGTCCGGGGCTCTCGACATGTGA
- a CDS encoding helix-turn-helix transcriptional regulator: MSKPATRSYSRYGQEAVELLGHMIRSARVEREMTITELAERAGVSRGLVHRIESGDMGCSIGAAFEVAAIVGVRLFDAEPTTLTRHLGMVGDKLTLLPKAVRQGQKAVKDDF; the protein is encoded by the coding sequence ACACGCAGCTACTCTCGCTACGGGCAGGAAGCGGTCGAACTGCTCGGGCATATGATCCGGAGCGCCCGCGTCGAGCGGGAAATGACCATTACCGAGCTGGCCGAGAGGGCCGGGGTATCGCGCGGTCTCGTCCACCGGATCGAAAGCGGCGACATGGGATGCTCCATCGGCGCGGCCTTCGAAGTGGCGGCAATCGTCGGCGTCCGGCTGTTCGATGCGGAGCCGACCACGCTCACCCGCCACCTCGGGATGGTTGGCGACAAGCTGACCCTGCTTCCCAAGGCGGTGCGTCAGGGCCAGAAGGCGGTGAAAGATGACTTCTAG